The following proteins are co-located in the Gossypium hirsutum isolate 1008001.06 chromosome A02, Gossypium_hirsutum_v2.1, whole genome shotgun sequence genome:
- the LOC107952573 gene encoding uncharacterized protein: MGTNPSPSRVAIALDATKDLNQRELSATISNVRARGDILVNGDTLVVLGILGKVTLPLGYQSKASLLSTFETSIRAMHEEISKKVDTYVRMLHQSAQDCERQGVRAEVKIIGGASIKGIVIKEAASCKTVILDRKLRQDLQYYLARRLPHFKIALDSQSEADITAVKKLFYIYHKARPVLQSNFQANSTITKRNEDLRNINILLAYERILQKRKKRSCSTSSFLWPLTS; the protein is encoded by the exons ATGGGCACTAACCCTTCACCATCTCGGGTTGCTATTGCGCTTGATGCCACTAAGGATCTTAACCAACGTGAGCTTAGCGCCACCATCTCTAATGTTCGAGCTCGAGGCGATATTCTGGTGAATGGTGATACGCTTGTTGTACTTGGAATTTTGGGCAAAGTGACTCTCCCCT TGGGTTATCAAAGCAAAGCTTCGCTTCTAAGTACTTTTGAAACGAGCATCCGTGCCATGCATGAAGAAATCTCAAAGAAGGTTGATACATATGTTCGTATGCTCCACCAAAGTGCTCAAGATTGTGAACGCCAAGGG GTAAGGGCTGAAGTTAAAATTATAGGTGGAGCTTCTATTAAGGGTATTGTTATAAAAGAGGCAGCATCTTGTAAGACAGTTATACTTGACAG GAAGCTTAGACAGGATTTGCAGTATTACCTTGCAAGGAGGTTGCCTCATTTCAAGATAGCATTGGATTCTCAAAGTGAAGCAGATATCACTGCCGTAAAAAAGCTGTTTTATATTTACCACAAAGCACGACCCGTACTCCAATCCAACTTTCAAGCCAATAGCACCATCACAAAACGCAATG AGGACTTGCGCAACATCAACATTCTTTTGGCCTATGAAAGGATACTGCAGAAGCGCAAAAAG